The proteins below come from a single Desulfitobacterium metallireducens DSM 15288 genomic window:
- a CDS encoding carbonic anhydrase, with amino-acid sequence MQKLLEGLIKFREIDFEEHKELFGQLSKEQNPHTLFIGCSDSRLIPNLITQTLPGELFVVRNIANIVPPYHESEEYLSTTSSIEYAVNVLEIENIVVCGHSNCGGCKSLYASDEVLNEIPHTKKWLELAYEAKTKVLAEVSVEEVDKREWMTEQVNIVEQLKNLLTYPFIREKVSQGTLTIGGWYYLIETGEVFIYNKENGLFELAN; translated from the coding sequence ATGCAAAAGCTTTTAGAAGGACTAATCAAATTTAGAGAAATCGATTTTGAAGAACACAAAGAACTATTCGGACAGTTAAGTAAGGAACAAAATCCACATACCTTATTTATTGGGTGTTCTGATTCGAGACTTATTCCGAATCTAATTACGCAAACTTTACCTGGAGAGTTATTTGTTGTTCGAAACATTGCTAACATTGTGCCGCCCTATCATGAGTCTGAGGAATATTTATCCACAACCTCTTCCATTGAATATGCCGTCAATGTTCTTGAAATAGAAAATATTGTGGTGTGCGGGCATTCAAACTGTGGCGGGTGTAAGTCGTTATATGCATCGGATGAGGTGTTAAACGAAATTCCGCATACCAAGAAATGGTTAGAGTTGGCATACGAGGCTAAAACAAAAGTTCTAGCTGAGGTTTCAGTAGAAGAAGTCGATAAAAGGGAATGGATGACAGAGCAAGTTAACATTGTGGAACAGCTAAAGAACCTTCTTACTTACCCGTTTATTCGTGAAAAAGTTTCGCAAGGAACGCTTACAATCGGGGGCTGGTATTACCTTATTGAGACGGGTGAAGTGTTTATCTACAACAAGGAGAATGGATTATTCGAATTAGCCAATTAA
- a CDS encoding methyltransferase family protein — protein sequence MNYLIVILIWIGFALIHSILIDLRFSNWASRVMGRYYAYYRFLYNILSLTLFITLLKYSRSLDNEVVIKFTPPWTILQSILLIGSGFMIIWALLSYDILEFVGIRQIREYGKKDDTPSITINTKGLLGMVRHPIYLATLVFMWSLNSTRVDILVHLVLTLYILIGIKLEERKLIKQFGLTYIEYQKKVPALIPFTKK from the coding sequence TTGAATTATCTAATTGTTATTTTGATTTGGATAGGATTCGCATTAATTCATAGTATACTTATTGATCTGCGTTTTTCAAATTGGGCTAGTCGAGTAATGGGAAGGTACTATGCCTATTATAGATTCTTGTATAACATTCTTTCGCTAACCTTATTTATTACTCTACTGAAATATTCGAGATCCTTAGACAATGAAGTTGTCATAAAATTTACGCCACCCTGGACGATTCTACAATCCATTTTACTCATAGGCTCAGGTTTCATGATTATATGGGCCTTGCTAAGTTATGACATCTTAGAATTCGTGGGTATTCGCCAGATCAGAGAATATGGGAAGAAGGATGATACGCCTTCAATAACAATCAATACTAAGGGTTTACTAGGTATGGTGCGCCATCCAATTTACTTAGCAACTCTTGTATTCATGTGGAGTCTAAATTCTACAAGGGTGGATATTCTTGTTCATCTCGTTCTAACTCTCTATATTCTAATTGGAATCAAGTTAGAGGAAAGAAAACTCATCAAACAATTTGGATTAACCTACATTGAGTATCAAAAAAAAGTTCCAGCACTCATTCCATTCACAAAAAAGTAA